The Podospora pseudopauciseta strain CBS 411.78 chromosome 2 map unlocalized CBS411.78m_2, whole genome shotgun sequence genome has a window encoding:
- a CDS encoding uncharacterized protein (COG:S; EggNog:ENOG503P75G) — translation MAGVEGVAFVTGGLPLAGNKQSGSFYSHDMDEAGSTDFFDQFVMLDGSDSETTAEGGGGLGQFCGASGLPMSPRLSSIEPSLSMPIAAETGSVSGRAAGTHGNFGPPGAIHGNVNGHSLPAGGWQGAVNSPIIARPRQFHQQQAQRLQRSTTNIGDLKIKPDTEVDGLTYTTSGFGEALGGGTVSDSELLKLEGLSMRATKVEVPQPAASVPPSPTPLASSPKKTSRLGAFCSRFRSKAASTLQGKSKQQHMEIKQESISTPVISSAQMGGGTAKPRPGRPRPVNLNLTKSQLPLSPPLTGAVPTSSQPQTISGDKLMNGSNNNNNNMNFVNGFIDDPFLTGQFLRGGQFAAPLPMNNNSNNMPHTPLQPPLIDSIPASWQLPVTSPGFVLSPNGEINTNWWDTTSIDAMDTDPITNLFPPTTSSTTTNPRDASLNLAMHFPPNSFEAEDFSVSQNLMLHMPQPRGPNSAVLHPQYRAQMQQQQSSSSSSSSSRRPKPRAPSSGARHHHYTTSGPGMSPRKTRTVVSGSSTTPSPTTTTTTSSSKPIPTGGRSHRRSTSMTTLPSGTLLDPPSTSQSSSAAIKKRRSWTGRRVSHSSSQINLHSLASPSQSSRGHKSTRRTASCSSLAALAGMGGVEHNGGGGGSFVNYTPNDKQLLMTGVAPSGSSKTKLRREKEAKEKAREFKERLARAVEAAGGDLKRLEEVEEGLTLGV, via the exons ATGGCTGGCGTCGAGGGCGTGGCTTTCGTGACTGGCGGCCTACCCCTCGCGGGGAACAAACAAAGCGGCAGCTTCTACAGCCATGACATGGACGAGGCAGGATCGACCGATTTCTTTGACCAATTTGTCATGCTCGATGGCTCCGACTCGGAAACTACCGcagaaggaggcggcggccTCGGCCAGTTTTGCGGCGCTTCTGGCCTGCCCATGTCGCCACGGCTCTCGTCCATCGAACCATCACTGTCGATGCCCATCGCCGCCGAGACTGGCTCGGTCAGCGGGCGGGCGGCTGGGACTCACGGGAACTTCGGGCCACCGGGAGCCATCCACGGCAACGTCAATGGCCACAGTTTGCCTGCCGGTGGCTGGCAGGGTGCCGTCAACTCCCCTATCATTGCCCGTCCTCGTCAGTTTCACCAGCAACAGGCACAGCGACTTCAACGATCGACGACCAATATTGGAGACCTCAAGATCAAACCGGATACCGAGGTTGACGGCCTAACCTATACCACCAGCGGGTTTGGAGAAGCTCTCGGTGGAGGAACTGTGTCAGACTCGGAGCTTCTCAAGCTCGAGGGGCTGTCGATGCGCGCGACAAAAGTCGAAGTGCCTCAGCCAGCCGCTTCTGttcctccctcgcccactCCTCTGGCAAGCAGTCCCAAGAAGACTAGTCGCCTAGGGGCTTTCTGTTCGAGATTCCGCAGCAAAGCGGCTTCCACACTTCAGGGCAAGTCAAAACAGCAACATATGGAGATCAAGCAAGAATCCATTTCGACTCCCGTCATTTCTTCTGCCcagatgggaggagggacagCAAAGCCTCGGCCAGGTCGACCAAGACCTGTCAATCTGAATCTCACCAAATCACAACTACCCCTTTCTCCACCACTGACCGGTGCGGTGCCTACCTCATCGCAGCCACAGACCATCAGTGGTGATAAACTGATGaatggcagcaacaacaacaataataATATGAATTTCGTTAACGGTTTCATCGACGACCCTTTTCTAACCGGCCAATTCCTGAGAGGGGGACAATTCGCCGCTCCATTACCAatgaacaacaacagcaacaacatgcCCCATACGCCACTGCAACCCCCCCTGATCGATAGCATCCCAGCCTCCTGGCAACTCCCCGTCACATCCCCAGGCTTCGTGTTGTCTCCCAATGGCGAAATCAACACCAACTGGTGGGACACAACCAGCATCGACGCAATGGACACCGACCCGATAACCAACCTtttccctcccaccacctcctccaccaccaccaacccccgtGACGCCTCCCTCAATTTGGCTATGCACTTCCCCCCAAACTCCTTCGA AGCAGAAGACTTTTCCGTCTCCCAAAACCTAATGCTTCACATGCCCCAACCCCGCGGGCCCAACTCTGCAGTCCTCCACCCTCAGTACCGCGCCCAGatgcaacagcaacaatcatcatcctcctcctcctcctcctcccggcgTCCCAAACCCCGCGCCCCTTCTTCAGGagcccgccaccaccactatACCACCTCCGGCCCGGGCATGTCCCCAAGGAAAACTCGCACCGTCGTCTCCGGCtcgtcaacaaccccctccccaacaacaacaaccaccacctcctcttccaaaccTATCCCCACTGGCGGTAGATCACACCGGAGATCAACAAGCAtgaccaccctcccctcaggcaccctcctcgacccccCTTCTACTTCCCAATCATCCTCCGCCGCAATAAAAAAACGCCGCTCCTGGACCGGCCGTCGGGTCTCGCATTCCTCATCGCAGATTAACCTCCATTCTCTCGCCTCTCCTTCCCAATCGTCGCGAGGTCATAAATCCACGCGCCGGACAGCGTCGTGTTCGTCGCTTGCGGCACTGGCTGGTATGGGTGGTGTGGAGCAtaatggtggtggaggggggtcATTTGTGAACTACACGCCGAACGACAAGCAGCTCCTCATGACAGGGGTCGCGCCGAGCGGGAGCAGCAAGACAAAGTTGCGCAGAGAGAAGGAggcgaaggagaaggcgagggagttTAAAGAGcggttggcgagggcggtggaggcggcggggggggATTTAAAacggttggaggaggtggaggaggggttgactTTGGGGGTGTAA
- a CDS encoding uncharacterized protein (EggNog:ENOG503NWYA; COG:K), translating into MNSSVMDSNQPAQPKDAAMSANAPLDLDAQSPPRPPFSPLTEAATDSGTREPSVNPGATLDQDEQQVQNASASATADTNPSLSSALVNSNSSSNFNSNSSNSNLSHLNVSQINGASAMDNVTMDMGFDAGMDMYGQGITPATNILMAIARSYTQTQQQQQHQHQQQHQRRQSQLPSTIHPAQVSRTHSALDVPDALMAIPEPSRAPPPVEPRLESFARIEFADSVFQMTTYAVVIGRDVRALELARKQEKEDEAWRQIVDQYARQGLPPPPRPELNRRKFTRSYVSEEGGMLGPESEDEEYVRPAKRRRVSVANSASGDSSMAQHEAAMAAEQAALNDKSLAANRQYVWHTPGSASVNLNALRPSPYTVPFIGIHSPGPDIAKKTKGISRQHLRIEYDQNEGVFKAYPLHRNGIFIDDKFHKDEGVTLRSGNRIQIKEVEFKFIINGVAEGKTGAEEEPQQEAQAAVNRRYSEGGKEMSFDFESSHDAEKGSTSPEEVPVEAAKESSESELSDLDEEMPDAGEPEDAEGEEDQEVMETIEQDAEEQLSHIKPEDMTPEMLAALPLLPPKKRGPGRPPKNGIMSKREERLRKKAAMELAKKNMPPPTPGEPPIKRKVGRPRKHPLPENTPDRPEKRKYKPRKSKNGEEGEMSETEKTLEKRRREKPKTPPLELNRADYTEEQLQKPNKNYGILIDEVLSAAPPDGLTLKQIYKRIQMKYPFYYFTVDTKGWESSVRHNLIGNVAFKKNEETHLWARVPGIDIDAGKKRKAASPDHSTSIHSFGQHYQPTAAPQVQLFHSEAGAQQGYRPGAGPPPRPGYPASQSQMNLSQHPHQQLSAQPVGVGAQQALHQPYQSTAQGNSIPQMADQGAAQGSRPIPANSQATAYSSPYASRPPPSASPQAGNVPQSAQRQQLPHQNGAAPHNGVPQPNNASPHPASAAGVKPGQPISTSGTPAPIKPSIHPRLVEIIRNFRKTVTSIGAIRSNVGDAGEAIAMSVINRGLGLASQSTTPTFESIEKIVLNVFESQTAKQLVGFEIAPKLIERLVSFKRQMINTLKDKMKPLEAEQLVLSAIDRVLGFADKSIMQGTDAQKTSYELAEGVLMPAVQREIAAHDKEAAAASMPPTPTPAPSQVRTPAQMPAPGKHPSTPHSTAAHQSAAAARPGSVPAAQTPVQMQNQPPRPVYSPAQQAHMAQQQPRATVGQPAPAGTSNGNPINAQYMNQNAVSGSGAGPTGTRPIDQVAPAPQSQVAPAPVAQGDASARSQASAGSATSSNQNRPQSHGMPVQAYPHLQAAQAQYRTQALTQSQQQNPAAAQQPNQQPRVQPGQAQQAPSYSVQNQQPQQQAQNQQAAQQIQNRPPQSPAPTPARIQGQSHPVHARPAQGGQSALQVQSQIQGQVQGQVQAQSQGQKPVPGQGQAQSQAPNQQTPVQQTQGQYQPRPQVAVSAQQVQQHAQQPSPQRAQQQALQQTQQHAQQQPRTQPTQAQPVQAYQTQAQQARVQQQSTPQQTARQQPVQHQPIQQVAQPSVQPSLIQQAHVQQPQAQHAQASPAQAQQPPTQQIQAQQPLVQQAYAQSSYARPTTPAQAAQMSRAQARPQVQPQGPVQAPSQASGASPAPSPAQKPVPGPAQVSAPRVPSPTTQAQPSQAVVPSIQNAAPLQNQMPAQTQASAQQPLSTTQPQPSKPWGPAVPSPPAAQSNKPSPQLSSQAAPSAASKVSIPAPTVTAPSASPSPIQRLAPTPGMIPLPPKPPAPVATPPPQASAASADSVSSAAPASSSAAAYIPPPPTPTPPAT; encoded by the exons ATGAATTCGTCTGTGATGGACTCCAACCAGCCAGCTCAGCCAAAAGACGCTGCCATGTCGGCCAACGcccccctcgacctcgacgcGCAGAGCCCACCGCGCCCTCCTTTTTCTCCATTGACCGAAGCCGCAACGGACTCGGGCACCCGCGAACCTTCAGTTAACCCGGGCGCCACGCTCGACCAGGACGAGCAACAAGTTCAAAATGCGTCCGCTTCAGCCACCGCCGACACTAATCCGTCACTATCTTCCGCGCTCGTCAACTCTAACTCCAGCTCCAACTTCAACTCCAACTCTTCCAACTCCAACCTTTCCCATCTCAACGTCTCCCAGATCAACGGCGCTTCAGCAATGGACAATGTCACCATGGATATGGGCTTTGATGCCGGCATGGACATGTACGGGCAGGGCATCACGCCTGCTACCAACATCCTCATGGCCATCGCCCGCAGTTATACACAgacccaacagcagcagcagcaccagcaccagcaacagcaccagcGGCGACAATCTCAACTGCCCTCTACCATTCACCCCGCTCAGGTCTCACGAACTCACAGTGCGCTTGATGTTCCCGATGCGTTGATGGCGATCCCCGAACCTTCTCGAGCCCCGCCGCCTGTCGAGCCCCGGCTGGAGTCGTTTGCCAGGATTGAGTTTGCCGACAGTGTGTTCCAGATGACCACCTATGCCGTCGTGATCGGCCGTGACGTGCGGGCGCTGGAACTAGCAAGGAAGCAAGaaaaggaggatgaggcctGGAGGCAGATTGTCGATCAGTATGCGAGACAAGGTCTTCCGCCCCCCCCACGGCCAGAGCTCAATCGTCGAAAGTTTACGAGATCATATGTCAGCGAAGAAGGTGGCATGCTGGGGCCGGAatccgaggacgaggagtaTGTCCGGCCCGCGAAGCGTAGGAGAGTTAGTGTTGCGAATTCGGCATCCGGCGACTCGTCCATGGCGCAACATGAAGCTGCCATGGCCGCCGAGCAAGCCGCGCTGAACGACAAGAGCCTTGCTGCCAACCGCCAATACGTCTGGCATACCCCCGGTTCGGCATCTGTCAACCTCAATGCTCTAAGACCGTCCCCATATACCGTTCCCTTCATCGGCATTCACTCACCCGGGCCAGACATCGCCAAGAAGACAAAGGGGATTTCAAGACAGCACTTGAGAATTGAGTACGATCAAAACGAAGGCGTCTTCAAAGCGTACCCATTACATAGAAATGGCATCTTTATTGATGATAAATTTCACAAAGACGAAGGCGTCACGCTGAGGAGCGGCAATCGTATCCAGATTAAAGAGGTCGAGTTTAAattcatcatcaacggcgttgccgagggcaagactggtgcggaggaggagccgcaGCAGGAGGCACAGGCAGCAGTCAACCGGCGCTACTCAGAGGGTGGCAAGGAGATGAGTTTTGATTTTGAGAGCTCCCACGACGCAGAAAAGGGGAGCACCAGCCCCGAGGAAGTGCCAGTGGAGGCAGCAAAGGAGAGTAGCGAAAGTGAGCTGTCAGATCTGGATGAAGAAATGCCCGATGCAGGGGAGCCGGAAGacgccgagggcgaggaggaccagGAAGTCATGGAGACCATTGAGCAGGATGCCGAAGAGCAACTCAGCCACATCAAGCCTGAAGATATGACGCCCGAGATGCTTGCTGCTTTGCCATTGCTTCCACCCAAGAAGCGTGGACCTGGCAGGCCTCCCAAGAACGGCATTATGTCCAAGAGAGAGGAAAGATTGCGAAAGAAGGCGGCTATGGAGCTTGCAAAGAAAAACATGCCGCCACCAACACCCGGCGAACCACCAATAAAGCGCAAGGTTGGTCGGCCACGAAAACATCCTCTCCCGGAAAACACGCCAGACCGGCCAGAGAAGCGCAAATACAAGCCACGCAAATCAAAGAacggcgaggaaggcgagaTGTCGGAGACGGAAAAGACGCTCGAGAAGCGAAGGCGCGAAAAGCCCAAGACGCCTCCTCTGGAGCTGAACAGGGCAGATTACACAGAGGAGCAGCTGCAAAAGCCCAACAAGAATTACGGCATTCTCATCGACGAGGTCTTGTCCGCAGCCCCACCCGATGGGCTGACTCTCAAGCAGATCTACAAGCGCATCCAGATGAAGTATCCCTTCTACTATTTCACAGTAGACACCAAGGGCTGGGAGAGCAGTGTTCGGCACAATCTTATTGGCAATGTTGCCTTCAAGAAGAACGAGGAAACCCACTTGTGGGCCCGGGTACCTGGGATTGACATCGATGCTGGCAAGAAGCGGAAAGCCGCGTCTCCGGATCATTCCACGTCGATTCATTCATTTGGCCAGCACTATCAACCAACCGCAGCTCCTCAGGTGCAGCTGTTTCACTCGGAGGCTGGTGCGCAGCAAGGGTACCGGCCTGGTGCTGGGCCTCCTCCACGTCCTGGGTATCCGGCTTCTCAAAGTCAGATGAATCTCAGCCAGCATCCCCATCAGCAGCTCTCGGCGCAGCCCGTCGGCGTTGGTGCTCAACAAGCCCTCCATCAGCCCTATCAGAGCACGGCTCAAGGGAACAGTATCCCCCAGATGGCCGATCAAGGGGCAGCCCAAGGTTCCCGTCCCATACCCGCCAACTCGCAAGCGACGGCCTATTCGTCACCGTACGCATCAAGGCCCCCTCCATCGGCTTCGCCTCAGGCTGGCAATGTGCCACAGAGTGCTCAAAGGCAACAGCTTCCGCATCAAAACGGAGCAGCTCCGCACAACGGTGTGCCTCAGCCCAACAATGCGTCTCCGCACCCTGCATCGGCGGCGGGAGTCAAGCCAGGCCAACCTATCAGTACCAGCGGAACCCCAGCCCCGATCAAGCCTTCTATCCACCCAAGGCTCGTCGAGATTATCCGAAACTTTAGGAAAACAGTTACTTCGATCGGTGCAATTCGTTCTAATGTGGGAGATGCAGGAGAAGCTATTGCCATGTCTGTGATCAACCGCGGTCTCGGGTTGGCCAGCCAGTCTACTACGCCGACCTTCGAGTCTATTGAGAAGATTGTTCTCAACGTGTTTGAATCCCAGACAGCCAAGCAGTTGGTCGGTTTTGAGATTGCGCCAAAGCTGATTGAGAGGCTAGTCTCCTTCAAGAGGCAGATGATCAACACTTTGAAGGATAAGATGAAGCCCCTGGAGGCGGAGCAGCTGGTGCTGTCAGCCATCGACCGCGTTCTCGGTTTTGCGGACAAGAGCATCATGCAGGGAACCGATGCACAGAAGACATCCTACGAGCTCGCAGAGGGTGTTTTGATGCCAGCGGTGCAACGCGAGATTGCTGCCCATGACAAGGAAGCAGCTGCTGCCTCCATGCCGCCTACCCCCACGCCAGCCCCTTCACAGGTGCGGACGCCTGCGCAAATGCCGGCGCCGGGTAAGCATCCCTCGACTCCGCACTCGACTGCAGCACACCAGTCCGCCGCTGCTGCGCGCCCCGGCTCCGTTCCGGCGGCCCAAACCCCTGTGCAGATGCAGAATCAACCCCCAAGGCCAGTCTACAGTCCGGCACAGCAAGCCCACATggcacagcagcagccccgaGCAACTGTAGGGCAACCTGCGCCTGCTGGAACTTCGAATGGGAACCCGATCAATGCACAATATATGAATCAGAATGCGGTCTCTGGCTCTGGTGCTGGGCCCACCGGCACGCGGCCTATTGATCAAGTTGCACCTGCACCTCAGTCCCAAGTTGCTCCAGCACCGGTCGCCCAGGGTGACGCCTCGGCGAGATCTCAGGCTTCAGCGGGCTCTGCTACTAGCTCGAACCAGAACAGACCACAGTCACACGGGATGCCGGTTCAGGCGTatccccatctccaggcAGCGCAGGCTCAATATCGGACACAGGCCTTAACACAATCTCAGCAGCAGAATCCCGCGGCGGCTCAGCAGCCGAACCAACAGCCACGGGTTCAGCCAGGACAGGCACAGCAAGCACCGAGCTACTCAGTACAGAaccagcagccacagcaACAGGCGCAGAATCAACAGGCAGCTCAACAGATTCAGAACCGTCCACCTCAGAGcccggcaccaaccccagcccGGATCCAAGGGCAGAGTCACCCAGTTCACGCTCGGCCAGCGCAGGGCGGGCAATCTGCTCTTCAAGTTCAGAGTCAAATTCAGGGCCAAGTTCAAGGGCAAGTCCAGGCCCAGAGTCAG GGGCAAAAACCGGTTCCAGGACAGGGGCAGGCTCAGAGCCAGGCACCAAATCAGCAGACACCGGTTCAGCAGACCCAGGGACAGTACCAGCCTCGTCCACAGGTTGCGGTTTCGGCTCAGCAGGTTCAGCAACACGCGCAACAGCCCTCACCACAGCGGGCCCAGCAGCAGGCGCTACAGCAGACACAACAACatgctcaacagcagcctcGTACTCAGCCAACACAGGCCCAACCGGTTCAAGCTTACCAAACCCAGGCGCAGCAAGCCCGTGTTCAGCAACAGTCGACTCCTCAGCAGACAGCTCGACAACAACCAGTCCAGCATCAGCCTATTCAGCAAGTTGCTCAACCGTCCGTCCAGCCGTCTCTCATTCAGCAAGCCCATGTCCAACAGCCACAGGCTCAGCATGCCCAAGCTTCGCCGGCACAAGCTCAACAGCCTCCGACGCAGCAGATCCAGGCTCAGCAACCGCTTGTGCAGCAAGCTTATGCTCAGAGCTCCTATGCCAGGCCCACTACTCCGGCTCAGGCTGCTCAAATGTCGCGGGCCCAAGCTCGCCCACAAGTGCAGCCCCAGGGTCCCGTCCAGGCTCCAAGTCAAGCTTCCGGTGCATCGCCGGCCCCTTCTCCAGCACAAAAGCCTGTGCCAGGCCCAGCTCAGGTGTCAGCCCCTCGAGTTCCTtcgcccaccacccaagcTCAGCCAAGTCAGGCTGTGGTCCCTTCCATCCAGAATGCTGCTCCGCTTCAAAACCAAATGCCTGCTCAGACCCAAGCATCTGCCCAGCAGCCTTTGTCTACcactcaacctcaaccttcAAAACCTTGGGGTCCAGCGGTCCCTAGCCCACCCGCGGCCCAATCGAACAAGCCATCCCCTCAGCTCTCTTCGCAGGCGGCTCCTTCTGCTGCCTCCAAGGTCTCGATCCCGGCTCCGACAGTCACGGCgccatcagcatcaccaagtcCAATTCAGCGTCTTGCTCCAACGCCCGGAATGATCCCTCTGCCGCCAAAGCCCCCGGCTCCGGTTGCTACACCGCCCCCTCAAGcatctgctgcttctgcgGATTCTGTTTCTAGTGCTGCTCCAGCTTCCAGCTCGGCAGCAGCATAcatccctccaccaccgacaccaacaccgccggCGACGTGA
- a CDS encoding uncharacterized protein (COG:S; EggNog:ENOG503P2ZV) gives MAAKPGNSLPKNLLSSPFLGELLAKRSVYVKVRPAPQSLTHRRAILRVLRQHGRIEVFKSLGEPHSFISVASDSATARNLILKAPLEVAFASAPSPPPSGTQTEEEQQGEKFLVDIFEAGGYNHKRFASHLSPLAGPWKNITAYPGDLATTVTVPGLTDGDGDKREVHEDEGLLKSFARRHLEGGYKGDNGWRGMTDWEGGGQDGGEYREDGETFEGGWRGRVMRGRWRGRGYGGLVRGEVSEEGEEGGRKEEGERKEKGKEMEKVKVRRIVSGGGGEVLPQKGEVARQEKVEEGRRWTVKERSGLVGGVKRWV, from the exons ATGGCAGCGAAACCGGGGAAttccctccccaaaaacctCCTCTCGTCTCCGTTCCTGGGAGAACTCCTCGCCAAGAGGTCGGTGTATGTCAAGGTCCGGCCTGCCCCGCAGAGTTTGACGCACCGGAGGGCGAttttgagggtgttgaggcaGCACGGGAGGATAGAGGTTTTTAAGAGCTTGGGT GAACCACACTCCTTCATCTCTGTAGCCTCGGACTCTGCAACAGCCAGGAACTTGATCCTGAAGGCGCCGCTCGAGGTGGCTTTTGCTTCtgccccttccccaccaccatcagggACACAAACTGAGGAAGAACAACAAGGGGAAAAGTTCCTGGTTGACATCTTTGAGGCCGGGGGTTACAACCACAAGAGATTTGCCTCCCATCTCTCGCCTCTGGCAGGGCCCTGGAAGAACATCACTGCTTACCCCGGGGATTTGGCGACTACGGTTACGGTGCCTGGGTTGACTGATGGCGATGGGGATAAAAGAGAGGTGcatgaggatgaggggctGCTGAAGAGTTTTGCGAGGAGGcatttggagggggggtacAAGGGGGATAAcgggtggaggggaatgacggattgggaggggggtgggcaggatgggggggagtatagggaggatggggagacttttgagggggggtggagggggcgggtgatgagggggcggtggagggggagggggtatggggggttggttaggggggaggttagtgaggagggagaggagggggggaggaaagaggagggggagaggaaagaaaaagggaaagaGATGGAGAAAGTAAAAGTTAGGAGGATtgttagtggtggtggtggagaggtgtTGCCTCAAAAGGGTGAGGTTGCGAGGcaggagaaggtggaggaggggaggaggtggacggTAAAGGAGAGGAGTGGGCTTGTGGGAGGGGTGAAGCGGTGGGTGTGA
- a CDS encoding uncharacterized protein (EggNog:ENOG503PI30) yields the protein MYGQSVHWRSTLNHDAEGDKDNRDEGRAPRQDYGHHQDEDEQQEEVEFASRIEEWRKQRAQRQHRDHQHNGQRYRRHREKSRQASSSPQPADSPSPEPLPGNASPPGRSTVDRLARKLSKQNLQHSNRVNAQSSMPMAPSPLQSMPPVVPETPSIAAETFTTPFPAHVEVDQQYQQPTSSQPPTILPDTAAEKPEDKRLDFKELRRHASARALQARLQAMIDNETQCNVRSEPMPPPPPPPPPAATIPRPWLAPPVGEPVIIEVDPDCAMPNWDNSLEVDENDTSDIALDGLVSSARHAHAPSGVRKQSIGGVALRYRLSVDAALRCQNVVRNRPRMRKRDKSRHGSTVSSAMTSAISSPVVGPTIPSSSSMPPPPPPYTQP from the coding sequence ATGTACGGCCAATCCGTACACTGGCGCTCGACGCTCAACCACGATGCAGAGGGGGACAAAGACAACCGAGACGAAGGCAGGGCGCCCCGACAAGACTATGGGCACCACCAGGATGAAGAcgagcagcaggaggaagtCGAATTTGCCAGTCGAATTGAAGAGTGGAGGAAACAACGAGCTCAACGCCAGCACCGAGATCATCAGCACAATGGACAGCGTTATCGGAGACATAGGGAGAAATCGCGCCAAGCCTCATCGTCACCACAGCCGGCCGATTCACCATCACCCGAACCGTTACCTGGGAACGCATCACCCCCAGGACGATCAACCGTCGACAGGTTGGCCCGCAAGCTGAGCAAGCAAAACTTGCAACACAGCAACCGTGTAAATGCACAGTCGTCAATGCCAATGGCCCCTTCGCCATTGCAATCGATGCCTCCTGTCGTGCCTGAGACGCCATCCATCGCCGCAGAGACGTTTACAACGCCCTTTCCTGCACATGTGGAGGTGGATCAACAATATCAACAACCCACATCGTCTCAGCCACCTACTATTTTACCAGATACAGCTGCTGAGAAGCCCGAGGATAAACGACTCGACTTTAAGGAGCTTCGTCGACATGCCAGCGCGCGTGCACTGCAGGCTCGCCTACAGGCCATGATTGACAACGAAACGCAGTGCAATGTACGCAGCGAGCCtatgccaccaccgccaccgccgccgccgcctgcAGCGACCATCCCAAGACCGTGGTTGGCACCTCCTGTGGGTGAACCCGTCATCATCGAAGTTGACCCAGACTGTGCCATGCCCAATTGGGACAACAGCTTGGAGGTGGACGAAAACGACACCAGTGATATTGCGCTTGACGGTTTGGTGTCATCTGCACGCCACGCACATGCTCCCAGCGGTGTTAGAAAGCAATCGATTGGGGGTGTCGCTCTCCGGTACCGGTTGTCCGTCGACGCAGCGCTTCGCTGCCAAAACGTGGTCAGAAACCGCCCCAGAATGCGAAAGAGGGACAAGTCGCGCCACGGAAGCACCGTCTCCTCTGCCATGACGTCGGCCATCTCTTCACCTGTTGTTGGGCCCACCAtaccctcatcctcttccatgccgccaccaccaccaccctacACTCAACCCTAG